The proteins below are encoded in one region of Brachyspira intermedia PWS/A:
- the eutJ gene encoding ethanolamine utilization protein EutJ encodes MSFSFEHVNSLIDETTECIEKVNDFNINDKLYVGVDLGTAYIVLVVVDSSGKPIATELQYAEVVRDGLVVDYSKACSIVRELKGKLEKRLGVELVNAAIAMPPGVHDKSVATHRYVAESAGFEVLNVIEEPEAANYILNIKNGAVVDVGGGTTGIAIFNDGKMIYTADEPTGGTHFTLTIAGNYGIPFNEAENKKKDKNNSKEIFRIVMPVIQKVGSIINRHIKDYNVDLICLVGGTVCLDGFEGIIEKETNVQTIKPKNPFLVTPLGIAMSLVNNNKDSE; translated from the coding sequence ATGAGTTTTTCATTTGAACATGTTAATTCACTTATAGATGAAACTACTGAGTGTATAGAAAAAGTAAATGATTTTAACATAAATGATAAATTATATGTAGGTGTAGATTTAGGTACAGCATATATTGTATTGGTAGTTGTTGATTCTAGCGGAAAGCCTATAGCTACTGAATTGCAATATGCTGAAGTTGTAAGGGATGGGCTTGTTGTAGATTATTCAAAAGCTTGTTCTATTGTTAGAGAATTAAAAGGAAAATTGGAAAAAAGGCTTGGGGTTGAGCTTGTAAATGCTGCTATTGCTATGCCTCCCGGTGTTCATGATAAATCGGTTGCTACGCATAGATATGTGGCTGAGAGTGCAGGTTTTGAGGTTTTGAATGTTATAGAAGAGCCTGAAGCTGCTAATTATATATTAAATATAAAAAATGGTGCTGTTGTTGATGTTGGCGGAGGAACTACCGGTATTGCTATATTTAATGACGGAAAGATGATATATACTGCTGACGAACCTACAGGGGGAACACATTTTACTCTTACTATAGCTGGTAACTATGGAATTCCTTTTAATGAGGCTGAAAATAAAAAGAAAGATAAAAACAATTCAAAAGAGATATTTAGAATAGTTATGCCTGTTATACAGAAAGTGGGAAGTATAATAAACAGACATATAAAAGATTATAATGTTGATTTAATATGTTTGGTAGGCGGTACAGTTTGTTTAGATGGATTTGAAGGTATTATAGAAAAAGAAACTAATGTTCAGACTATAAAGCCAAAAAATCCGTTTTTAGTTACGCCTTTAGGTATAGCTATGAGCTTAGTAAATAATAACAAGGACTCAGAGTAA